AGTGTCCCTCACAGACCATTCAGGATCATGCAACTTATTCTTAAGTATAGAACATAAGATGTAAATAGCACAATTATGATGTTGATCTATCAAAAGGGCCATGCTTGGTGACAAGTAATGATTTATTCCCACTTTAATCAAATTCAAATCTGCTATGACCAGTGTTGAAGGCCACTCTGCTATCTTCAAGAATTCCACACTTGCCTGAAACACGCATAAAGATTCAATGCTATCCCTCCATGATATCTTGAAATGGACGATGAATTCCGTCAGGGTTTCCAGGAATGATTTAATGTAAGCCTCACATTTTGAGAACACTGGGAGTAAGTGTATATTCTTAGTCAGAATTGAATTTATATCGACCAGCACATAAAGAAGTGATTGGAACACCAGCACTGCACTATCCCTATTCAATACTGATTTCAACTGGAGTACAAAAGAAAGAGCTTTTGGGCCAATGTTGTATGCAACCTCCTCGGATGGCAGAGAATCTCTCCATTTATAACACCACCTTATAGAGTTTTTACTCATCAGTGTGAAAAGGTTTGTCACAAAATCATCCCTTGCTTCAGTGGGAGGTTCAAAATGATGCTTATATATAACAGCTCTGCAGAACAAGTAGTTGTGTGCTAACTGAGgaatcaaaaattgattctCAAATATATAACGCTCATCACACTCTATCACATAATTAACTGTGATTTTACTCTTTATTTTAAACCACCAAACTGaaacaacaaataaaaatttcgaGATACAAAGAAATTTCGATCCTTCCAGCACAATGTTTAAGAGGCTATATATAGGTTCtatgaattctttatcgatatTTGGCTTTATAATACCATCCTTCTCTTCTGCTACTAACGAGAAATATAATAGTAAAATCCACACACGCCCTATTTCATATGTTGTCTTTTGATTTCTAACCATATGTAAATAATTTGTGATGGCAGTAACCAACGTaggaatatttattattttcttgaaattcttaaCGTGGGGGCTATctctttccaatattttttcaatgaaatattctaATATATCATTCATCAAACTGACTGTTGGACCAACAAACTTCTCAATTTTCTCATCACAGACTTCAAAGAGATTTTCTTGAATCATGAAGATATCATCAGGCTTTGTCAACAAGGGTGTGGTAAGAGTCTGCCAAATATTTGAGCACATGTATAGATCATGCTTCAGTAGGGCATCCAAAAATGATGCAATGAATAAATGGCCTTCTTTCTTGATATAAACTGTTTGACATTGTAGGCTCAAGGCAAGAATGTCTTGCCAATATGTTGTCTGAATTGTCCATGCAAGACCCGAAGTATGAGAAATAATTGATGTCATAACTTTGATGAAGCCTAGTTTTATAGAAGGCAATGATTCAGGATTCTTAAGTTGCAATATGCTTATAACTCTGTTATAGACATCATGTTTTGAGAGCTCCATAAAAGTATTCTCATTTTTTGATACCAGCCCTAAAAGTTGAAGAGTGAACGCAGATATAGAATGATCTGGACCTTGAGCTGCGTTCTCCCATAGTTTAATTGCTCTCACAATCCATTCTGTCATTAAGGGTAACTTAAGTAAAATGTCTGCTAATTCTGTAAAATAAGATGATGAGAAAACTACACTGAAGACATTAAGAATCACTTACCCCTATTCTCTTTACCACCAAGAAAAGATAACAGCCTATTGAAATAGACATCATTTTTGATATGATATCCAGTTTCAAGAAATTTCTCCAACAAACTTTGCAGTTTCAATTCGTAGTAAATTAAATCTCCTTCCATTTTATTTATTCGGTTTGGAATGCATGAAACtattttttgatttatattGTATCATTTATGGCGATTGGTGAATAAAAAGTGGCAAATAAATATACGCAATTTACTGTTGTTATTATTTGCTAAAACTGTTTGAAAACTTTTACTGCGATTCGcaatttttgtaattatttatAACCCTTTTTCGCCTGACATTTGTGTGTGACCGTGAAATTCACAGAAAACAAAACAAGGATAGCAAATTGTTTGAAGAGGAAATTCAAATTCAGACCTCAAATTATTTTTGAGGGTTATTAAAGGAATGCGATAATGTTCAGTATCTAGTGTGTCTCAGGCGCACTTTGCTACTATTCTCTAATAAAACTCAAATCACCTAATCTGGGAAATGCGATAATACCTCCGAACCAAAAATTCAATTCCAAGAAGCAATGTAAAAAACTATTGTTCGAATGTCTAACGGCAATTCTGGCGTTTCTAATGTTTGTTTTTAGAAAAATAAACACATATATCATATCTAACTGTACACATATTTTCAAGTAGTATTGAAAAAGAATGAATTATTTTAGATAGATAGCTCTTCCGTTTATCCATCGTTTTGATTTCTCATTGAGGAAAAAGGAAAACTGCTAATCTTTCAATGGATTTACTAcgatatattttctttttgcTGTAGTTCCTTTTGTTAATCAGAAATGATGGAGGGTAGAGCAGCAATACAATAACCTTCCTCTATTTGCGATAATAACAATAAACTTTAAactatttattatatatttatattagtTTTATTTCATTCTGTATTTATTCACCTCATTCGACATCCCGAAATTTGAATGTAGCTGTCATCATAAATAGACAATCGGAAAAATTTTACTTTCTTTCAACTTATCGTAAATGACCTTCTGTGTAACCTTTGTGGTGACAATGAATTGGAAAATTTTGATCCTACTTtagaaatatataatatacatatacacTTTACATTCGAATAGTTTTGTGTTGTTGAATTAGAACAAATTTGTTCAGCTATGTCGTCCGAGGCGGAAAAAAAGGTTATGCCGAAATATATAAAATTTCTTTTTGGAGGCACAGCAGGGtttgtatttttttaatatcacTTTCGATTGCTTCTATTAACGTGTTCCATTATAGAATGGCAGCAACATGTTTCGTGCAGCCCTTAGACTTGGTGAAAAGTAGAATGCAAATGAGTGGAATGACTGGTGGCCAAAAAGAGTATCCTACTTCACTTCACGCTTTACGAAGTATCGTTAAAAAAGAAGGAATTTTAGCTTTATACACAGGTCTCTCAGCTGGTCTGTTTCGGCAAGCTACCTATACTACAACAAGATTAGGTGTTTACTCGATGACCTTTGAATATTTTACTAAAGGAACAGAAACTCCTGGATTTTTAAAGAAAGCAGGACTTGGAATGTTTGCTGGAATTTGTGGAGCGTTTGTAGGTACGATGAGTTAATGAGGTGT
This genomic stretch from Coccinella septempunctata chromosome 7, icCocSept1.1, whole genome shotgun sequence harbors:
- the LOC123316242 gene encoding uncharacterized protein LOC123316242 — protein: MEGDLIYYELKLQSLLEKFLETGYHIKNDVYFNRLLSFLGGKENRELADILLKLPLMTEWIVRAIKLWENAAQGPDHSISAFTLQLLGLVSKNENTFMELSKHDVYNRVISILQLKNPESLPSIKLGFIKVMTSIISHTSGLAWTIQTTYWQDILALSLQCQTVYIKKEGHLFIASFLDALLKHDLYMCSNIWQTLTTPLLTKPDDIFMIQENLFEVCDEKIEKFVGPTVSLMNDILEYFIEKILERDSPHVKNFKKIINIPTLVTAITNYLHMVRNQKTTYEIGRVWILLLYFSLVAEEKDGIIKPNIDKEFIEPIYSLLNIVLEGSKFLCISKFLFVVSVWWFKIKSKITVNYVIECDERYIFENQFLIPQLAHNYLFCRAVIYKHHFEPPTEARDDFVTNLFTLMSKNSIRWCYKWRDSLPSEEVAYNIGPKALSFVLQLKSVLNRDSAVLVFQSLLYVLVDINSILTKNIHLLPVFSKCEAYIKSFLETLTEFIVHFKISWRDSIESLCVFQASVEFLKIAEWPSTLVIADLNLIKVGINHYLSPSMALLIDQHHNCAIYILCSILKNKLHDPEWSVRDTALEVVSAFAEAARIEFQSFQKLLLNFELCPLVLNVALQDGESFVRASALKCLSRLVKIHAFWKDHLESQDIVKKIMVVLNCETEGIVRAQAATLLTTIFNYHDIETSVQKEIFTCMCSAAIDDLHWEVRLNCLSFWNDRVEQVLKHQGMVDGEFPKCTFSKETKKIVILTDVEIKRRIMRALDELSEMNCLTVLKQAISDDCDLQISKKGLEVSKVLVDLIEKYNIAENIILDEKGPPSNDSCYSSIVPSTPSPSCQNSDEVIEKILEVSDNSLLKDVYSPGNDYPMNIRQNKIGTRKNVTSAEFIISTKKNYKSLVSEREKWINSLDSLSSLLNDMLYNYELVDTNSMDCY